The window ACGCTGGGACACGCAGGCTACATGGTTATCGGCGCGTACACGGCGGCAATTCTTACGGTGCAGTTCAATCTTCATTTTGTTCTGGCAATTCTTGCCGGCGGTCTGCTCGCGATGGTCTGCGCGTATCTTATCGGTCTTCCGACGCTGAAGCTTGCAGGCGACTACTACACGATTGCTTCTTTAGGTCTCGGCGAGGCAATACGCCTGATAATAGAAAACTGGGAGAGCGTCACGCGCGGAGCAAGAGGTTATCCGGGCATTGACAACTACACTACTCTGCCTGTGGTGCTGGCGTTTTTCCTTGTTATGACCTTCGGAATGTTCTATCTTGTGAACAGCCGTTACGGACGCGCTTTTAAGGCATGCCGCGACGACTACGTGGCGGCTTCGCTGCTTGGCTTCAACACGGCACACTGCCGTGTTTTGAGCCTTGCGGTTTCAGGCTTCTACTGCGGTGTTGCCGGAGCGCTGCTCGCAGGCTTTATCTCGTTTATCCAGCCTGTTATGTTTGACATGGCAAAATCTACGGAGCTCGTTTCCGTGGTTGTTCTCGGCGGTTTGGGCTCAATGAGCGGCTGCCTTATAGGCACGGCGATTCTGACGCTTGTGACGGAACTTTTCCGACCGATTTCAAAATACCGCATGCTTATCTACGGGCTTGTCCTTGTGCTTGTCATGATACTGCGTCCTGAGGGACTCATGGGCACAAACGAACTGACGCCCGATTATCTCAAAAAGCATTTCGGTTCGGGCAAAAAAACTGCAAAGGAGGGCGAATAAATGAGCACCCTTCTTGAAGTTAAAAACCTGACTGTCCGTTTCGGAGG is drawn from Candidatus Equadaptatus faecalis and contains these coding sequences:
- a CDS encoding branched-chain amino acid ABC transporter permease, with translation MGYSSGIITLLAINCIASLGVSLFTGFTGIYTLGHAGYMVIGAYTAAILTVQFNLHFVLAILAGGLLAMVCAYLIGLPTLKLAGDYYTIASLGLGEAIRLIIENWESVTRGARGYPGIDNYTTLPVVLAFFLVMTFGMFYLVNSRYGRAFKACRDDYVAASLLGFNTAHCRVLSLAVSGFYCGVAGALLAGFISFIQPVMFDMAKSTELVSVVVLGGLGSMSGCLIGTAILTLVTELFRPISKYRMLIYGLVLVLVMILRPEGLMGTNELTPDYLKKHFGSGKKTAKEGE